In Emys orbicularis isolate rEmyOrb1 chromosome 12, rEmyOrb1.hap1, whole genome shotgun sequence, one genomic interval encodes:
- the TOMM34 gene encoding mitochondrial import receptor subunit TOM34 has translation MAPAAARVSELRRAGNEQFRNGQYCQAAALYSQALGLLEAAGERNAEEASVLYSNRAACYLKDGNCSLCVKDCSVALDLVPFGIKPLLRRAAAYEALERYQLAYVDYKTVLQIDCTVQAAHDGVNRMTKALLEKDGLEWRQKLPPIPSVPVSAQRRWDFPPAGSQAAAPRLKATETASLEKQVPTAAMIERAKTLKQEGNELVKKGNHKKAIEKYSESLKLSNQECATYTNRALCYLSLKQYKEAIQDCTEALKLDAKNIKAFYRRAQAFKELKDYKSSLTDINSLLKIEPKNIAAQKLLQELNKNLK, from the exons ATGGCCCCCGCGGCGGCCCGGGTCTCCGAGCTGCGCCGCGCCGGGAACGAGCAGTTCCGCAACGGCCAGTACTGTCAGGCGGCCGCGCTCTACAGCCAGGCGCTGGGGCTGCTGGAGGCGGCAG GGGAGAGGAATGCTGAGGAAGCGAGTGTCCTCTATTCAAATCGAGCTGCCTGCTACTTGAAGGATGGAAATTGTAGCCTCTGTGTTAAGGACTGTTCAGT TGCACTGGACCTGGTCCCTTTTGGAATCAAACCCCTACTGAGGCGGGCAGCAGCCTATGAAGCTCTGGAGAGATACCAGTTGGCCTACGTGGACTACAAGACTGTATTACAGATTGATTGCACTGTACAGGCTGCACATGATGGTGTCAACAG AATGACAAAAGCCCTGTTGGAGAAGGATGGCCTCGAGTGGCGCCAGAAGCTCCCACCAATTCCTTCAGTTCCCGTTTCTGCTCAGCGAAGATGGGACTTTCCTCCTGCAGGAAGCCAGGCGGCTGCCCCAAGACTCAAAGCAACTGAAACTGCATCTCTAGAAAAACAAG TGCCTACTGCTGCTATGATTGAAAGAGCAAAAACTTTGAAGCAAGAAGGAAATGAACTTGTGAAGAAAGGGAACCATAAGAAAGCTATTGAAAAGTACAGCGAGAGTCTAAAACTCAGTAACCAAGAATGTGCAACTTACACCAACAG AGCTCTTTGTTACCTGTCTCTGAAGCAGTACAAGGAAGCAATACAAGACTGCACAGAAGCTCTGAAGCTAGATGCTAAAAATATTAAGGCGTTTTACAGACGTGCTCAAGCATTTAAAGAACTAAAG GATTACAAATCAAGCCTGACTGACATTAACAGCCTTCTGAAAATTGAACCAAAGAACATAGCTGCACAGAAGCTACTGCAAGAATTGAACAAGAACTTAAAATAA